One Streptomyces coeruleorubidus DNA segment encodes these proteins:
- a CDS encoding alpha/beta fold hydrolase, with translation MGDWTLRESLATTSGTVRWDRLGDPDGEPVVLMHGTPFSSYVWHEIAPALAAAGHHVHLWDMAGYGTSDMRPDQDVSLGIQGRIFTELLAHWGLEEPSVVAHDFGGCVALRAHLLHGARYRRLALVDPVALEPWGSPFFRLVGEHAHVFEQLPAALHEALVREYVTSATHTGLRPAALDALVRPWTGERGQVAFYRQIAQADQRYTDEIQPLYPTIDLPVTVCWGTEDTWIPFAKGQELAALIPGARLVPVPESGHLVPLDAPARLTSEVLTFLGA, from the coding sequence TTGGGTGACTGGACGTTGCGGGAGAGCCTGGCCACCACGTCGGGGACCGTGCGCTGGGACCGGCTGGGGGATCCCGACGGCGAGCCGGTCGTGCTTATGCACGGGACGCCCTTCTCCTCGTACGTGTGGCACGAGATCGCTCCCGCGCTCGCCGCCGCCGGACACCACGTGCACCTGTGGGACATGGCGGGCTACGGCACCTCGGACATGCGTCCGGACCAGGACGTCTCACTGGGGATACAGGGCCGGATCTTCACCGAGCTGCTGGCGCACTGGGGCCTGGAGGAGCCGTCCGTCGTCGCGCACGACTTCGGCGGGTGCGTGGCCCTGCGCGCCCATCTGCTGCACGGGGCCCGCTACCGGCGGCTCGCCCTGGTCGACCCGGTGGCCCTGGAACCCTGGGGCTCCCCCTTCTTCCGGCTGGTCGGCGAGCACGCCCACGTCTTCGAGCAGCTCCCGGCCGCCCTGCACGAGGCCCTGGTGCGCGAGTACGTCACGTCCGCGACCCACACCGGCTTGCGGCCCGCCGCGCTGGACGCGCTCGTGCGGCCCTGGACGGGGGAGCGGGGCCAGGTCGCCTTCTACCGCCAGATCGCGCAGGCCGACCAGCGCTACACCGACGAGATCCAGCCGCTGTACCCCACGATCGACCTGCCGGTGACGGTCTGCTGGGGCACCGAGGACACCTGGATCCCCTTCGCCAAGGGGCAGGAACTGGCCGCCCTGATCCCGGGCGCGCGCCTGGTGCCCGTCCCGGAGTCCGGCCACCTCGTCCCCCTGGACGCGCCCGCCCGGCTGACGAGCGAGGTGCTCACCTTCCTCGGGGCCTGA
- a CDS encoding glycoside hydrolase family 2 TIM barrel-domain containing protein, whose product MPHPLPSPADRPVVSRRRLLEGGAAVLGALALSASPAAAHAAGRRPAAEGPPEWNDGLAVYRVGTEPPHTTLMPYADLGQALAGDRERSPYRLSLDGKWKFAYADRPDDRDADFYRTDVDDSGWDTIPVPSAWQLHGYDFPIYVNITYPWWGPNGGGEDAQPPAAPTRYNPVGQYRRTFTVPRNWSGRRTFLHFEGVKSAHYVWINGELVGYHEDSYTSAEYDITPHLKPGTNQIAVEVYRYSDAEWLEDQDMIRLSGIFRSVHLYSTPNVHLRDFKLGTPLGDDYTSAELKVTAHVRDYGGKGAGRYTVETQLYDARGHAVWARPLNQPVDVPDGDEATAEASRAVPSPKLWSAEHPNLYTAVLRLRDPSGKVVETLSHRVGFREFALKDGLMRINGKPVSFRGTNRHEMHPVTGSAITRAQMIEDIEIIKRLNINSVRTSHYPNNPLWLELADEYGLYLVDETNLETHGIRDKFPGSGHPEWTEACVVRAQNMVHRDKNHASVVIWSLGNEAGGGTTFNAMYDWIRSYDPTRVIQYEGDDRPGISDIRSEMYDSPQRVEQRAKDTSDTRPYVMIEYSHGMGNSNGNFKKYWDIVRRYDVLQGGWIWDFADQALSWPTPTRKLLTESGPGALRGEVIAPAAGFDRAKGVSGGTVFPRDARLDLTGSLTLEAWVTPHVTGGHQPILAKGDTQYALKQSDENLEFFIHGGGQWVTASWALPDGWTGKEHHIAGVFDADAGTLTLYVDGQARGTRTTTRRPSPNTASLTLATDVDNPTREFSGTIRRARVYARALSAAELASDSRGPDDEGVRFWFDAATVGFTEQRPRDKTFYAYGGDWGDNPNDGAFAGDGIITADRGLTGKSAEVKQIYQAINAAPASSGPGAVTLTNEYLFTNLREFDGRWSLVADGKVVQRGRLTRDQLNLAPLTSKDIKVPVRLPAKPEPGTEYFLQLSFTTKEPTKWAKAGFEVAKQQLALDADSPAVTPLPLRSVPALRYTDRDEDVTVRGKGFSVTVDKSTGTITSYEAGGTRLITSGPVPNFWRAPTDNDRGNGHHTRNQTWRDAGAKRKVADVRVRPLDDRAVEVTVTGTLPTSTESTYSTTYTVFGNGEIKVDNTLHPGAPNLPYIPEVGTLLFLPRRLDRLHYYGRGPEENMWDRNNATDVGLYSGTVSGQWTSYLRPQENGNKTDVRWAALTDGSGRGLLVCGEPLLEVNASHFTPEDLSVGARHDYQLNPRDAVVLRVNHRQTGVGGDNSWGAHPHDEFKLFANRDYAYTYRLRPLTRVSEAMAASRRPTATE is encoded by the coding sequence ATGCCGCACCCGCTCCCGTCCCCCGCCGACCGGCCCGTCGTCAGCCGTCGCCGTCTGCTCGAAGGCGGCGCCGCCGTGCTCGGCGCGCTCGCCCTGTCCGCGTCGCCCGCCGCCGCGCACGCGGCGGGCCGGCGCCCGGCGGCGGAGGGCCCTCCGGAGTGGAACGACGGCCTGGCCGTGTACCGCGTGGGCACCGAGCCGCCGCACACCACGCTCATGCCGTACGCGGACCTCGGGCAGGCCCTGGCCGGTGACCGCGAGCGCTCGCCGTACCGGCTGAGCCTCGACGGCAAGTGGAAGTTCGCCTACGCCGACCGCCCCGACGACCGGGACGCCGACTTCTACCGCACCGACGTCGACGACTCCGGCTGGGACACCATCCCCGTGCCCTCGGCCTGGCAGCTGCACGGCTACGACTTCCCGATCTACGTCAACATCACCTATCCCTGGTGGGGCCCCAACGGCGGCGGCGAGGACGCCCAGCCGCCGGCCGCCCCGACCCGCTACAACCCCGTCGGCCAGTACCGCCGTACGTTCACCGTCCCCCGGAACTGGTCGGGCCGGCGCACCTTCCTGCACTTCGAGGGCGTCAAGTCCGCCCACTACGTGTGGATCAACGGCGAGCTGGTCGGCTACCACGAGGACTCCTACACCTCCGCCGAGTACGACATCACCCCCCACCTCAAGCCGGGCACCAACCAGATCGCCGTCGAGGTGTACCGCTACTCCGACGCGGAGTGGCTGGAGGACCAGGACATGATCCGGCTGAGCGGCATCTTCCGCTCGGTCCACCTGTACTCCACGCCGAACGTGCACCTGCGCGACTTCAAACTGGGCACCCCGCTCGGCGACGACTACACCTCCGCCGAACTCAAGGTCACCGCGCACGTCCGCGACTACGGCGGCAAGGGCGCGGGCCGCTACACCGTCGAGACCCAGCTGTACGACGCGCGCGGCCACGCCGTCTGGGCGCGGCCCCTGAACCAGCCGGTCGACGTCCCCGACGGCGACGAGGCCACCGCCGAGGCGTCCAGAGCCGTCCCCTCGCCGAAGCTCTGGTCGGCCGAGCACCCGAACCTCTACACCGCCGTGCTGCGGCTGCGCGACCCCTCCGGCAAGGTCGTCGAGACGCTCTCGCACCGGGTCGGCTTCCGTGAGTTCGCGCTCAAGGACGGCCTGATGCGCATCAACGGCAAGCCGGTCTCCTTCCGCGGCACCAACCGGCACGAGATGCACCCCGTCACCGGCTCGGCGATCACCCGGGCGCAGATGATCGAGGACATCGAGATCATCAAGCGGCTCAACATCAACAGCGTCCGCACCTCGCACTACCCCAACAACCCGCTGTGGCTGGAACTCGCCGACGAGTACGGCCTGTACCTCGTGGACGAGACCAACCTCGAAACCCACGGCATCCGCGACAAGTTCCCCGGCAGCGGCCACCCCGAGTGGACCGAGGCGTGCGTGGTCCGCGCCCAGAACATGGTCCACCGCGACAAGAACCACGCCTCGGTGGTCATCTGGTCCCTCGGCAACGAGGCGGGCGGCGGCACGACGTTCAACGCCATGTACGACTGGATCCGCTCCTACGACCCCACCCGCGTCATCCAGTACGAGGGCGACGACCGCCCGGGCATCAGCGACATCCGCTCCGAGATGTACGACAGCCCGCAGCGGGTCGAGCAGCGCGCCAAGGACACGAGCGACACCCGGCCGTACGTGATGATCGAGTACTCGCACGGCATGGGGAACTCCAACGGCAACTTCAAGAAGTACTGGGACATCGTCCGCCGCTACGACGTCCTCCAGGGCGGCTGGATCTGGGACTTCGCCGACCAGGCTCTGAGCTGGCCGACCCCGACCCGCAAACTGCTGACCGAGTCCGGCCCGGGCGCGCTGCGCGGCGAAGTCATCGCGCCGGCCGCCGGCTTCGACCGCGCGAAGGGCGTCTCCGGCGGCACCGTCTTCCCCCGCGACGCCCGCCTGGACCTCACCGGCTCCCTCACGCTGGAGGCCTGGGTCACCCCGCACGTGACCGGCGGCCATCAGCCCATCCTCGCCAAGGGCGACACCCAGTACGCCCTCAAACAGTCCGACGAGAACCTGGAGTTCTTCATCCACGGCGGCGGCCAGTGGGTCACCGCGAGCTGGGCGCTGCCGGACGGCTGGACGGGCAAGGAGCACCACATCGCCGGTGTCTTCGACGCGGACGCCGGGACGCTCACCCTGTACGTCGACGGCCAGGCGCGCGGCACCCGGACCACCACCCGCCGCCCCAGCCCCAACACCGCGTCCCTGACGCTCGCCACCGACGTCGACAACCCGACCCGGGAGTTCAGCGGCACCATCCGGCGGGCCCGCGTGTACGCCCGCGCGCTGAGCGCCGCGGAGCTGGCCTCGGACAGCCGCGGCCCGGACGACGAGGGTGTGCGGTTCTGGTTCGACGCCGCCACCGTCGGCTTCACCGAGCAGCGCCCGCGCGACAAGACGTTCTACGCCTACGGCGGCGACTGGGGCGACAACCCCAACGACGGCGCCTTCGCCGGCGACGGCATCATCACCGCCGACCGCGGCCTCACGGGCAAGTCCGCCGAGGTCAAGCAGATCTACCAGGCGATCAACGCCGCCCCGGCCTCCTCAGGCCCCGGCGCCGTCACGCTCACCAACGAGTACCTCTTCACCAACCTCCGCGAGTTCGACGGCCGTTGGTCCCTCGTCGCCGACGGCAAGGTCGTCCAGCGCGGCCGGCTGACCCGTGACCAGCTGAATCTCGCGCCGCTGACCAGCAAGGACATCAAGGTGCCGGTGCGACTGCCGGCGAAGCCCGAACCGGGCACGGAGTACTTCCTCCAGCTCTCCTTCACCACCAAGGAGCCCACCAAGTGGGCGAAGGCGGGCTTCGAGGTGGCCAAGCAGCAGCTCGCCCTCGACGCGGACAGCCCGGCCGTGACGCCCCTGCCGCTGCGCAGCGTCCCCGCCCTGCGGTACACCGACCGGGACGAGGACGTCACGGTCAGGGGCAAGGGCTTCTCGGTCACCGTCGACAAGAGCACCGGCACCATCACGTCGTACGAGGCGGGCGGCACCCGGCTCATCACCTCCGGCCCCGTCCCGAACTTCTGGCGGGCGCCCACCGACAACGACCGGGGCAACGGCCACCACACCCGCAACCAGACGTGGCGCGACGCCGGAGCGAAGCGGAAGGTGGCGGACGTACGGGTCCGGCCGCTGGACGACCGGGCCGTCGAGGTCACGGTCACCGGCACGCTGCCCACCAGCACGGAGTCCACGTACAGCACCACGTACACGGTCTTCGGCAACGGTGAGATCAAGGTCGACAACACCCTGCACCCGGGAGCGCCGAACCTGCCGTACATCCCCGAGGTCGGCACCCTGCTGTTCCTGCCCCGCCGCCTGGACCGGCTGCACTACTACGGCCGGGGCCCGGAGGAGAACATGTGGGACCGCAACAACGCCACCGACGTCGGCCTGTACTCCGGCACCGTCTCCGGCCAGTGGACCTCCTACCTGCGCCCCCAGGAGAACGGCAACAAGACCGACGTCCGCTGGGCCGCGCTGACGGACGGCAGCGGACGCGGACTGCTCGTCTGCGGTGAGCCGCTGCTGGAGGTCAACGCCTCGCACTTCACTCCCGAGGACCTGTCGGTCGGGGCCCGCCACGACTACCAGCTCAACCCCAGGGACGCCGTGGTCCTCCGGGTCAACCACCGCCAGACGGGCGTGGGCGGCGACAACAGCTGGGGCGCCCACCCCCACGACGAGTTCAAGCTCTTCGCCAACCGCGACTACGCCTACACCTACCGGCTGCGTCCGCTGACGCGCGTGAGCGAGGCGATGGCGGCCTCGCGACGGCCGACGGCCACCGAATAG
- a CDS encoding ArsR/SmtB family transcription factor produces MGHGAVIPAQDATERVRLDADNVAKVATTLQALSTPSRLLILARLREGPLPATELAAEVGMEQSACSHQLRLLRNLGLVVGERRGRSVVYALHDHHVAELLDQAVYHVEHLRLGISDAAD; encoded by the coding sequence ATGGGTCATGGAGCCGTCATTCCCGCGCAGGACGCCACCGAGCGCGTACGCCTGGACGCGGACAACGTCGCGAAGGTCGCCACCACGCTCCAGGCCCTGTCCACACCCTCCCGCCTGCTGATCCTGGCGCGGCTGCGGGAAGGCCCGCTGCCGGCCACCGAGTTGGCCGCCGAGGTGGGCATGGAGCAGTCGGCCTGCTCGCACCAGCTGCGGCTGCTGCGCAATCTGGGCCTGGTGGTGGGCGAGCGGCGGGGCCGTTCGGTCGTCTACGCGCTGCACGACCACCATGTCGCCGAGCTGCTCGACCAGGCCGTCTACCACGTGGAGCATCTGCGCCTGGGCATCAGCGACGCCGCCGACTGA
- a CDS encoding AlkA N-terminal domain-containing protein: MQMGMHTDTERCVRAVQSKDARFDGWFFTAVLTTRIYCRPSCPVVPPKPENMVFHPSAAACQQAGFRACKRCRPDTSPGSPEWNQRADLVARAMRLIADGVVDREGVPGLAARLGYSTRQVERQLLAELGAGPLALARAQRAQTARLLIETTALPMAQIAFAAGFASIRTFNDTVREVFALSPSDLRARTPKRQGASTPGALSLRLPFRTPLNPDNLFGHLAATAVPGVEEWRDGSYRRTLRLPYGHGIVALTPTPDHIACRLTLSDLRDLTVAISRCRRLLDLDADPVAIDEQLRTDPVLAPLVDKAPGRRVPRTVDEAEFAVRAVLGQQVSTAAARTHAARLVTAYGEPVDDPEGGLTHLFPAPEALAALDPETLAMPRTRRTTFTTLVRHLADGDLHLGVESDWPQARDRLLALPGFGPWTADVIAMRALGDPDAFLPTDLGIRRAAQELGLPSTPAALTARAAAWRPWRAYAVQYLWATDSHPINFLPV; the protein is encoded by the coding sequence ATGCAGATGGGGATGCACACCGACACCGAGCGCTGCGTACGCGCTGTCCAGTCCAAGGACGCGCGGTTCGACGGATGGTTCTTCACGGCCGTCCTGACGACCCGCATCTACTGCCGTCCCAGTTGCCCGGTCGTGCCGCCCAAGCCGGAGAACATGGTCTTCCACCCGAGCGCGGCGGCCTGCCAGCAGGCCGGGTTCCGGGCCTGCAAACGCTGCCGGCCCGACACCAGCCCCGGCTCCCCGGAGTGGAACCAGCGCGCCGACCTCGTGGCCCGCGCCATGCGGCTGATCGCCGACGGTGTCGTGGACCGCGAGGGCGTGCCCGGTCTCGCAGCCCGGCTCGGCTACAGCACCCGGCAGGTCGAGCGGCAACTGCTCGCCGAACTGGGCGCGGGCCCGCTCGCGCTCGCCCGCGCCCAGCGCGCCCAGACGGCCCGGCTGCTCATCGAGACGACGGCCCTGCCGATGGCCCAGATCGCCTTCGCCGCCGGCTTCGCCTCGATCCGCACCTTCAACGACACCGTCCGCGAGGTCTTCGCCCTCTCCCCGAGCGACCTGCGTGCCCGCACCCCGAAGCGGCAGGGCGCGAGCACCCCCGGCGCGCTGTCCCTGCGGCTGCCGTTCCGCACTCCGCTCAACCCCGACAACCTCTTCGGCCACCTCGCCGCCACGGCCGTACCCGGCGTGGAGGAGTGGCGCGACGGCTCCTACCGGCGCACGCTGCGGCTGCCGTACGGCCACGGCATCGTGGCCCTGACTCCCACCCCCGACCACATCGCCTGCCGCCTCACCCTCAGCGACCTGCGCGATCTGACCGTCGCCATCAGCCGCTGCCGCCGTCTGCTCGACCTGGACGCCGACCCGGTGGCGATCGACGAGCAACTGCGCACGGACCCCGTCCTGGCACCGCTGGTCGACAAGGCGCCCGGCCGGCGTGTCCCGCGCACGGTGGACGAGGCGGAGTTCGCCGTCCGGGCCGTGCTCGGCCAGCAGGTCTCCACCGCCGCCGCCCGCACCCACGCGGCCCGCCTGGTCACCGCGTACGGCGAACCGGTCGACGACCCCGAGGGCGGCCTCACCCACCTCTTCCCGGCCCCCGAGGCCCTCGCGGCGCTGGACCCGGAGACACTGGCGATGCCCCGCACCCGTCGCACGACCTTCACCACCCTGGTCCGCCACCTCGCCGACGGCGACCTCCACCTGGGCGTGGAGAGCGACTGGCCGCAGGCCCGCGACCGGCTCCTCGCCCTGCCGGGCTTCGGCCCCTGGACGGCCGACGTCATCGCCATGCGCGCCCTCGGCGACCCCGACGCCTTCCTCCCCACCGACCTCGGCATCCGCCGCGCCGCCCAGGAACTCGGCCTGCCCTCCACCCCTGCCGCGCTCACCGCCCGCGCGGCGGCCTGGCGCCCCTGGCGGGCCTACGCGGTCCAGTACCTCTGGGCGACCGACAGCCACCCGATCAACTTCCTTCCGGTATAG
- a CDS encoding methylated-DNA--[protein]-cysteine S-methyltransferase, with the protein MKHHTVTDSPYGPLTLVADDGVLCGLYMTDQRHRPPEETFGPREDTLFAQTEEQLKAYFAGELKEFTVELRLTGTPFQRSVWDQLRRIPYGETRTYGALAEALGTPTASRAVGLANGRNPVGIIVPCHRVIGANGGLTGYGGGLERKQRLLDFERGAALF; encoded by the coding sequence ATGAAGCACCACACCGTGACCGACAGCCCCTACGGCCCCCTCACCCTCGTCGCCGACGACGGCGTCCTGTGCGGCCTCTACATGACCGACCAGCGCCACCGCCCACCGGAGGAGACCTTCGGCCCCCGCGAGGACACCCTGTTCGCACAGACGGAGGAACAACTGAAGGCCTACTTCGCGGGCGAGCTCAAGGAGTTCACCGTCGAACTCCGCCTGACCGGCACCCCGTTCCAGCGCAGCGTCTGGGACCAACTGCGCCGCATCCCCTACGGCGAGACCCGCACCTACGGCGCACTCGCCGAGGCCCTCGGCACCCCGACCGCCTCGCGCGCGGTCGGCCTCGCCAACGGCCGCAACCCCGTCGGCATCATCGTCCCCTGCCACCGTGTGATCGGCGCGAACGGCGGCCTCACGGGATACGGGGGCGGGCTGGAGCGCAAGCAGCGCCTGCTGGACTTCGAGCGGGGGGCCGCACTCTTCTGA
- a CDS encoding bleomycin resistance protein produces MPEKTIPILPCRTLPPVLDFYTALGFEVTYEQRSPNPYTVVERGGIELQFFAMKHYEPTGSISTCYVMTDDVDGLYEAFRAGLKAAYGRIPTRGLPRVGPLKDMSYGVRQFLMTDPGGNCVRIGQRTGETGHRAPAPRETFARALHHASLLADSKGDAAGAAKVVDRVLRLTDETPTPVQLLQLLVLRADIAGRLGDEDAAATALARAAALRLTDAERDLARDALTRLEDLRAAPRP; encoded by the coding sequence ATGCCGGAGAAGACCATCCCGATCCTGCCCTGCCGGACCCTCCCACCCGTTCTCGACTTCTACACCGCCCTCGGCTTCGAGGTGACGTACGAACAGCGCAGCCCCAACCCGTACACGGTCGTGGAACGCGGCGGCATCGAGCTGCAGTTCTTCGCGATGAAGCACTACGAGCCCACCGGCTCGATCAGCACCTGCTACGTCATGACCGACGACGTCGACGGCCTCTACGAGGCGTTCCGCGCCGGGCTCAAGGCGGCGTACGGCAGGATCCCCACCCGCGGGCTGCCGCGGGTGGGACCGCTCAAGGACATGTCGTACGGCGTGCGGCAGTTCCTCATGACCGATCCGGGCGGAAACTGCGTCCGCATCGGACAGCGCACGGGCGAGACCGGACACCGTGCGCCCGCACCGCGGGAGACCTTCGCGCGGGCCCTGCACCACGCGTCCCTCCTGGCCGACTCCAAGGGGGACGCGGCGGGCGCCGCGAAGGTCGTCGACCGTGTCCTGCGCCTGACGGACGAGACACCGACGCCCGTGCAGCTGCTTCAGCTCCTCGTCCTCCGCGCGGACATCGCGGGACGACTCGGCGACGAGGACGCGGCGGCGACCGCCCTCGCCCGGGCCGCCGCGCTCCGCCTCACCGACGCCGAGCGCGACCTGGCCCGTGACGCGCTCACGCGCCTGGAGGATCTGCGGGCCGCGCCTCGGCCGTGA
- a CDS encoding SIR2 family NAD-dependent protein deacylase, translated as MAKPLVALLTGAGISTDSGIPDYRGPNGLWRRDPEAEKLVTYEYYMDDPGIRRRSWQMRRKNRTLQAEPNAAHRAVAELERSGVPVRVITQNVDGLHQLAGMPARKVLELHGTARSFVCTGCHARGPMEDALARVEAGEDDPPCLECGGVLKSATVMFGERLDPVVLGEAVAISKACEVFVAVGTSLQVQPAAGLAGVAADHGARLIIVNAEPTPYDDRADEIVREPIGTALPELLRGLTAEARPADPPGA; from the coding sequence ATGGCCAAGCCCCTCGTCGCGCTCCTCACCGGTGCCGGTATCAGCACGGACTCCGGGATCCCGGACTACCGCGGGCCGAACGGGCTCTGGCGGCGGGATCCGGAGGCCGAGAAGCTCGTCACGTACGAGTACTACATGGACGACCCGGGGATCCGCCGCCGCTCCTGGCAGATGCGGCGCAAGAACCGGACGCTTCAGGCGGAGCCCAACGCCGCGCACCGGGCGGTGGCCGAACTGGAGCGGTCCGGGGTGCCCGTCCGGGTGATCACGCAGAACGTGGACGGGCTGCACCAGCTCGCCGGGATGCCCGCTCGCAAGGTCCTCGAACTGCACGGCACGGCACGGAGTTTCGTGTGCACCGGCTGCCACGCCCGCGGCCCCATGGAGGACGCGCTCGCACGGGTCGAGGCCGGGGAGGATGACCCGCCGTGCCTGGAGTGCGGCGGCGTCCTGAAGTCGGCGACGGTGATGTTCGGCGAGCGGCTCGACCCCGTCGTCCTGGGCGAGGCGGTCGCCATCAGCAAGGCCTGCGAGGTGTTCGTCGCCGTCGGCACGAGCCTCCAGGTCCAGCCCGCCGCGGGTCTCGCCGGTGTCGCCGCCGACCACGGCGCCCGGCTGATCATCGTCAACGCCGAGCCGACTCCCTACGACGACCGTGCCGACGAGATCGTCCGCGAACCCATCGGCACGGCGCTGCCGGAGCTGTTGCGCGGTCTCACGGCCGAGGCGCGGCCCGCAGATCCTCCAGGCGCGTGA
- a CDS encoding NUDIX domain-containing protein has translation MTTSSDFAAYIASLPRVLAGAAALFRDGEGRVLLVEPNYREGWALPGGTIESDDGETPRQGARRETAEEIGLDRELGRLLAVDWVHGTGRPPLVAYLYDGGVLGEDEFKAIRLQEEELLSWRLVPREELTEYLPGALGRRVLTALDVLADGSGTAELENGHRVN, from the coding sequence ATGACGACCTCTTCTGACTTCGCCGCCTACATCGCGTCCCTGCCCCGCGTCCTGGCCGGCGCCGCCGCGCTGTTCAGGGACGGCGAGGGCCGGGTGCTGCTCGTCGAGCCCAACTACCGGGAGGGCTGGGCGCTGCCCGGCGGCACGATCGAGTCCGACGACGGCGAGACCCCGCGGCAGGGCGCGCGGCGCGAGACGGCCGAGGAGATCGGGCTGGACCGGGAGCTCGGCAGGCTGCTGGCGGTGGACTGGGTGCACGGCACGGGGCGTCCGCCGCTGGTGGCGTATCTGTACGACGGCGGGGTGCTCGGCGAGGACGAGTTCAAGGCGATCCGCCTGCAGGAGGAGGAACTGCTGTCCTGGCGGCTGGTCCCGCGCGAGGAGCTGACCGAGTATCTGCCGGGCGCCCTCGGCCGCCGCGTCCTGACCGCCCTGGACGTCCTGGCGGACGGCTCGGGCACGGCGGAGCTGGAGAACGGGCACCGGGTGAACTGA
- a CDS encoding ADP-ribosylglycohydrolase family protein, with product MTPARTETELANRVLGGWQGRIAGNMLGKPVEQGEVWTRDRIDRYLRQAAALPLTDYLPEPITESDGFELRPEWRQCVRRHIHGSCRDDDVDYAILGLDLLETHGFGFSTEQVGDLWLLRLPYLQTFTAERAAYRNLANGLKPPLTATYDNPYQEWIGALIRADIYGWTCPGVPRRAASLARRDAVLSHTGNGVYGAMWAAALIAAAFTAPTVRHAVDEALAVIPASSRLARTVRRVVSLHDTRMSWEDTLTTVTEETAGMGWIHTVPNAAVLTAGLLYGDGDFTRTITLTVRGGLDTDSNGATAGSVAGVFGGGAAIPDQWTVPLEDTVRSAVFGFDGVRISELAERTLRLAEQEV from the coding sequence ATGACCCCCGCACGCACCGAGACAGAGCTGGCAAACCGCGTCCTCGGCGGCTGGCAGGGCCGCATCGCGGGCAACATGCTCGGCAAACCGGTCGAGCAGGGCGAGGTCTGGACGCGCGACCGCATCGACCGCTACCTGCGGCAGGCCGCCGCACTGCCGCTGACCGACTACCTGCCCGAGCCGATCACCGAGAGTGACGGGTTCGAGCTGCGGCCCGAATGGCGACAGTGCGTCCGCCGACACATCCACGGCAGCTGCCGTGACGACGACGTCGACTACGCGATCCTCGGCCTGGACCTGCTGGAGACCCACGGCTTCGGCTTCAGCACCGAGCAGGTCGGGGACCTGTGGCTGCTGCGGCTGCCGTATCTGCAGACGTTCACCGCCGAGCGGGCCGCGTACCGCAACCTGGCAAACGGGCTCAAGCCGCCGCTGACGGCGACGTACGACAATCCGTACCAGGAGTGGATCGGGGCGCTGATCAGGGCCGACATCTACGGCTGGACCTGTCCGGGCGTGCCGCGCCGGGCCGCCTCGCTGGCCCGGCGGGACGCGGTGCTGTCGCACACCGGCAACGGCGTGTACGGGGCGATGTGGGCGGCGGCGCTGATCGCCGCGGCGTTCACGGCACCCACGGTGCGGCACGCGGTCGACGAGGCCCTGGCCGTGATCCCGGCGAGCAGCCGCCTGGCCCGCACGGTGCGCCGGGTCGTCTCCCTGCACGACACCCGGATGTCCTGGGAGGACACGCTCACCACGGTCACCGAGGAGACCGCCGGGATGGGCTGGATCCACACCGTCCCGAACGCCGCCGTCCTCACCGCCGGCCTGCTCTACGGCGACGGCGACTTCACCCGCACCATCACCCTGACCGTCCGGGGCGGCCTGGACACCGACTCCAACGGCGCGACGGCGGGTTCGGTGGCGGGTGTGTTCGGCGGGGGCGCGGCCATCCCGGACCAGTGGACGGTGCCGCTGGAGGACACGGTCCGCAGCGCGGTGTTCGGCTTCGACGGGGTGCGGATCAGCGAGCTGGCGGAGCGGACCCTGCGGCTGGCGGAGCAGGAGGTCTGA